Proteins from one Portunus trituberculatus isolate SZX2019 chromosome 38, ASM1759143v1, whole genome shotgun sequence genomic window:
- the LOC123514740 gene encoding uncharacterized protein LOC123514740: MLYLVVGVAAVTWLLLWSTTPPPRLLGVYSQPGFWYWLKVVIFYIIVKVRRWSNKTGSGAEVGYGVKARDNVELMECVQPLSDHPKAIDAVYFNGANENGHYLVVATARRPKGVINGLLFIRVPGLGLLQLPKMPDTMLFGDGEQFAAEGLRITPVKPMSVWKIQYEGPMKMKDSPLSRLNVKLDIEWTSKQPYFDFDTDMSARALARSIAREPWSRQYFQQLREAHQSHYEQMGRMEGTVVVDGHPYILRLDSMRDHSYGHKREWKLMHRYGLHMFATQDGLQGNVGIICQPATCTQLEMGYISDGGQVTPISSVNLLLWQHGENGYPPSDYSFSFVAGGKEYVVEVYVVEAPEFYIGWEWETRVVERMVTYRINGRKGWGLAEWDYRHHGGRPRAYSFTDPAWTADLVKDAEEEKITVKSDDDPQCVVHYHGLVDEKTSRIILLSDRSYSKLIEYKNIREELEDEAYHDQCESIPFPSYDAKKHGYHRPCYMKFIKIKVQKEKNKQENNSESERVVQDENNSEKESKIKIENDLEYELKTPEVNHLSNEKTKDKINIENKIRFEYDNNLEYNSKHENENCSENENISRDEHHSKDNSPVNDDCHSDYESKMNGKNYEENYTIANDENVSETIDERCHTQNQSISKYENYPENQGKTQDENHSSLDETKAANCSKNKNTSYEEIHENYSGNENYKTKAGNDLENNYENNPKHNSGSESEDRHYPDGVHNSTLETFCETENKHESQTKAKNKNYSQRQGNTKLENYSVKHRYCEDHNGMRKRHRRTYISTEDK; the protein is encoded by the exons AGTAACAAGACGGGGTCGGGAGCTGAAGTTGGATATGGTGTCAAAGCTCGCGACAATGTGGAGTTAATGGAGTGTGTGCAGCCACTCTCCGACCACCCCaag GCCATTGATGCTGTGTACTTCAATGGAGCCAATGAGAACGGCCACTATCTGGTGGTTGCCACGGCTCGACGACCAAAGGGGGTCATCAATGGCCTCCTATTTATCAGG GTGCCTGGCTTGGGGCTGCTACAGTTGCCCAAGATGCCAGATACGATGCTGTTTGGAGATGGGGAACAGTTTGCCGCTGAAGGTTTGCGTATCACCCCAGTGAAGCCCATGTCAGTTTGGAAGATTCAGTATGAAGGACCCATGAA AATGAAGGACAGCCCCTTGTCCAGGCTGAACGTCAAGCTAGACATTGAATGGACCAGTAAACAGCCCTACTTCGACTTCGATACAGACATGAGTGCAAGAGCTTTGGCACGAAGCATTGCCAGGGAACCGTGGTCTCGCCAGTACTTCCAGCAACTCAGAGA AGCACATCAGAGCCATTATGAGCAGATGGGTCGCATGGAAGGcacagtggtggtggatggtcaTCCCTACATTCTTAGGCTTGACTCAATGAGAGACCACAGTTATG GACATAAACGAGAGTGGAAGCTGATGCACCGTTACGGCCTCCACATGTTTGCCACCCAGGATGGCCTACAGGGCAATGTGGGAATCATTTGCCAGCCTGCCACATGTACTCA GTTAGAAATGGGGTACATCAGTGATGGCGGACAGGTGACACCAATCAGTAGTGTCAATCTCCTGTTGTGGCAGCATGGGGAGAATGGATATCCACCCTCAgactactccttctcctttgtgGCAG GTGGCAAGGAGTATGTTGTGGAGGTGTATGTGGTAGAGGCACCAGAATTCTACATTGGTTGGGAGTGGGAGACAAGAGTGGTGGAGCGTATGGTCACTTACAG gatAAATGGTCGCAAAGGATGGGGTCTTGCAGAGTGGGACTACCGTCACCATGGTGGTCGTCCTCGTGCATACAGTTTCACTGATCCTGCTTGGACAGCTGACCTTGTGAAAG atgctgaagaggagaaaataacagTGAAATCAGATGATGATCCCCAGTGTGTGGTTCACTACCATGGCCTTGTGGATGAGAAAACTTCCCGAATCATTCTTTTGAGTGACAGAAGTTACAGCAAATTAATTGAATACAAGAATATCAGAGAAGAGTTAGAAGATGAAGCTTATCATGATCAATGTGAGAGTATACCATTTCCTAGCTATGATGCAAAGAAACATGGGTACCATAGACCTTGTTACATGAAATTTATCAAAATCAAggtacaaaaggagaaaaataaacaagaaaataattctGAAAGTGAGAGAGTAGTTCAAGATGAAAATAACtctgaaaaggaaagtaaaataaaaattgaaaatgatCTTGAATATGAACTGAAAACTCCTGAAGTAAATCATCTTAGCAATGAAAAAACCAAGGATAAAATTAACATTGAGAACAAAATTAGATTTGAATATGATAATAATTTGGAATATAATAGCaaacatgaaaatgaaaactgctcagaaaatgaaaacatatcTAGGGATGAACATCATTCTAAAGACAACAGCCCAGTGAATGATGACTGTCATTCTGATTATGAAAGCAAAATGAATGGGAAAAACtatgaagaaaattatacaaTTGCAAATGATGAGAATGTCTCTGAAACAATTGATGAGAGATGTCACACTCAAAATCAGAGTATatcaaaatatgaaaattacCCTGAAAATCAAGGCAAAACACAAGATGAAAATCATTCCAGTCTTGATGAAACCAAAGCTGCAAACTgttcaaaaaataaaaacacatctTACGAAGAGATACACGAGAATTATTCtggaaatgaaaattataaaaccAAAGCAGGAAACGATCttgaaaataattatgaaaacaatCCTAAACACAATTCTGGAAGTGAAAGTGAAGATAGACATTACCCTGACGGTGTACATAACAGCACTCTTGAAACTTTCTGTGAGactgaaaataaacatgaaagtcAAACCAAAGCCAAGAATAAAAATTACTCTCAAAGGCAAGGCAACACAAAACTTGAAAATTACTCTGTAAAACATAGATATTGTGAAGACCATAATGGCATGAGGAAGAGACACAGAAGAACCTATATTAGTACAGAGGATAAGTAA
- the LOC123514741 gene encoding GRIP and coiled-coil domain-containing protein 1-like, which translates to MASKRDLLATVERQKDQIAKYETKLKDVVRAYKGLLKEKEALETSLSALAETSKTKQVSDGSVEPPEGQPSEERAEGEVSPPTELKDSTTEGNTSEDSEDLKKKVAALTSALNTLSSEKKRVETSFQNDKKRLLAEKEKLEKSLQEAENAKNSCESSYEEKIKDLRSRLIISQHERDQDSQNSAVMLRELESKLSVERSLKERTEAILDETRQQLQRRTAPANTHPPEYYEKKISDLQNELDQVKSRLKKAEQQAQEPPLLRKIQGQMEELHTQHTQALQRERTHTSAVEESARDLAKSHEERVVSLEACLADLSLTVASYDRTRQEDLLTIQKLKDKVSELAQENTFLLSRLEPDTDNSEADITTLCQHITKLRDQLITANLHAQNPVDVESLLNGGENIHVRCQQEYDQLREEFENYKISSKQQSKAAKETVCKGECGKQIEDLRQKVRNLASAAQLAADSHTQQVTSLRKESATSKASYENQLRRLESDNRAAVAALEQQLSLQQQRSLSTLSERDMEIQRLTEELHKRNKMPPQSGLGSLEATAALLSQVSGGSEGPLLHHLEELARKDQEISQLRREKRQLETTMREVQMAAIVRQQAQQDTIETLEEEAERHRRNVSREGENLEYLKNVVLQYMVSSDAESRQLILNAIATILKFTSKETESVKKYNALWWWQPAPKNATPVKPIPKS; encoded by the exons ATGGCCAGCAAGAGGGACTTACTGGCAACAGTGGAGAGACAAAAGGATCAAATtgcaaaatatgaaacaaaattaaaag ATGTTGTTCGAGCTTACAAAGGACtcctgaaagagaaagaagcccTTGAAACAAGTTTATCTGCCTTAGCAGAAActtcaaaaacaaaacaagtcaGTGATGGAAGTGTGGAACCACCAGAAGGGCAGCCTTCTGAAGAGAGGGCTGAGGGAGAAGTCTCTCCACCCACAGAATTAAAG GATAGCACCACGGAAGGAAATACATCAGAAGATTCTGAGGATTTGAAGAAGAAAGTAGCTGCTTTAACATCTGCACTGAACACTCTCTCTTCTGAGAAGAAAAGAGTTGAAACTTCTTTTCAAAATGACAAAAAGAGACTCCTggctgagaaagagaag CTGGAGAAAAGTCTACAGGAAGCTGAAAATGCCAAGAACTCCTGTGAATCAAGCtatgaagagaagataaaagatctCCGAAGTAGACTCATTATTTCTCAACATGAGCGAGATCAGGACTCTCAGAATTCAGCTGTCATGTTAAG GGAACTTGAAAGTAAGCTCTCTGTTGAGCGGAGTCTGAAGGAACGCACAGAAGCAATCTTGGATGAAACCCGGCAACAGTTGCAACGTCGCACGGCTCCTGCTAACACACATCCTCCTGAATATTATGAGAAGAAGATTAGTGATCTTCAAAATGAACTAGACCAG GTAAAGTCTCGACTGAAGAAAGCTGAACAGCAGGCACAGGAACCTCCATTATTACGAAAAATCCAGGGCCAGATGGAGGAGCtgcacactcaacacacacaggcCTTGCAGAGG gagaggacccataCTTCTGCAGTAGAAGAGTCGGCAAGAGATTTGGCAAAGTCACATGAGGAGCGAGTAGTATCACTGGAAGCATGCTTGGCTGACCTCTCTCTCACAGTGGCATCTTATGATCGGACCAGACAAGAAGACCTTCTCACCATACAGAAATTAAAA gACAAAGTATCAGAACTGGCCCAAGAAAATACTTTCCTCTTATCACGGTTGGAGCCCGATACTGACAACAGTGAAGCAGACATCACCACACTTTGCCAGCACATTACTAAGCTGAGAGACCAACTCATTACTGCCAACCTTCATGCCCAAAACCCAGTTGATGTGGAAA GCTTGCTGAATGGAGGGGAAAACATCCATGTTCGATGCCAGCAAGAATATGATCAGCTGAGGGAAGAATTTGAAAATTATAAGATATCCTCCAAGCAACAATCAAA AGCTGCTAAGGAAACTGTTTGTAAAGGGGAGTGTGGAAAACAAATTGAAGATTTACGACAGAAGGTACGCAATCTTGCATCAGCAGCTCAGCTAGCAGCTGATTCTCACACCCAGCAGGTGACCTCTTTACGAAAG GAATCTGCAACCTCAAAAGCTTCCTATGAGAATCAGCTGCGACGATTGGAGAGTGACAACCGAGCAGCAGTGGCTGCTTTGGAGCAGCAGTTGTCATTGCAGCAGCAACgttctctttctacattaagTGAGCGAGATATGGAAATTCAACGATTGACTGAGGAGctacacaaaagaaataaaatgccaCCACAG AGTGGACTTGGTAGTCTGGAAGCCACAGCTGCTCTGCTATCCCAGGTGAGTGGTGGGAGTGAAGGGCCCCTCCTACACCACCTTGAAGAGTTAGCTCGAAAAGACCAAGAAATTTCTCAGCTtcgaagagagaagagacagctAGAAACAACAATGCGAGAAGTGCAGATGGCAGCCATTGTTCGGCAGCAAGCTCAGCAGGACACAATAGAAACTTTAGAGGAAGAAGCTGAAAG gCATCGAAGAAATGTTTCCAGAGAAGGAGAAAACCTGGAATATTTGAAGAATGTAGTTCTTCAGTACATGGTGAGTTCTGATGCCGAGTCTCGTCAGTTAATACTAAATGCCATTGCAACCATTCTTAAATTTACAAGTAAAGAGACTGAGAGTGTGAAGAAGTACAATGCCTTATGGTGGTGGCAGCCAGCACCAAAGAATGCAACACCAGTGAAGCCAATTCCAAAATCATAG
- the LOC123514986 gene encoding cilia- and flagella-associated protein 157-like, translating into MAPKGGKKGGKKKGGKKKDKGEEEEEGEQKEAISELDKHFYLNQIHGLEVKLKRATIRCEQLVEAESHARSQYDLLMRDKTDVINFLKARLSSTSDEVEELRSRLAGLVKAKEAEQQQYEERLATLAKDAENTRLDLNDKIIALTRKLESLEEFRQHKEELEGKLSGLEEELATSREEHKEKVSYLERASLVEAAAQRAELEARITRITEDLRRAAQTEMHSTTRRALQENEALTRQLEVFRSRITALRTDNNNLRDALSDSQVREGLLQDTVRQVTARGERRARLLQAVTEKAEEQARVWRDYHRLARDNTQLRRDLQAVQSEVDSATQTACDLRQRMVEKDVALELTACHLRQQEAARSTLQEAITSALSLLHQAAFQSETTKEVEATGAILQQLVTLLTSAEQAQLYATTEPAHPSPPTVAQGGGGRDDDVQKEGRREGSGQVQYHAGDLGLLPRPSRKARSTTPD; encoded by the exons atGGCACCGAAAGGCGGAAAAAAAGGCGGCAAGAAGAAGGGAGgcaagaagaaggataaaggagaggaagaggaagaaggagagcagAAGGAAGCCATTTCAGAACTGGACAAGCATTTTTACCTCAACCAGATACAC GGACTGGAGGTCAAGCTGAAGCGAGCCACCATCCGCTGCGAACAGCTGGTGGAGGCGGAAAGTCACGCCAGGAGCCAGTATGATCTTCTTATGCGAGACAAGACCGATGTGATCAACTTTCTCAAGGCCAG GCTGTCCTCGACAAGCGACGAGGTGGAGGAGTTGCGGAGTCGTCTGGCTGGACTGGTGAAGGCGAAAGAggcagagcagcagcagtacgaG GAGCGGCTGGCCACCCTCGCCAAGGACGCCGAGAACACCCGATTGGACCTCAACGACAAGATCATTGCACTGACCCGCAAGCTGGAGAGCCTCGAGGAGTTCCGGCAGCacaaggaggagttggagggcaagCTGTCGGGCCTGGAGGAGGAGCTTGCCACCAGCAGAGAGGAACacaaggaaaag GTGAGTTACCTGGAGAGGGCGTCGCTGGTGGAGGCGGCTGCCCAGCGAGCAGAACTAGAAGCCCGCATCACCAGGATCACGGAGGACCTGCGCCGCGCCGCCCAGACAGAGATGCACTCCACCACGCGCCGCGCCCTGCAGGAGAACGAGGCCCTCACCCGTCAGCTGGAGGTATTCCGCTCCCGCATCACCGCCCTCAGGACAGACAACAATAATCTGAGGGACGCGCTCTCCGACTCACAG GTGCGTGAGGGTCTGCTGCAGGACACGGTGAGGCAGGTAACGGCCCGGGGGGAACGGCGCGCCAGGCTGTTGCAGGCAGTCACCGAGAAGGCTGAGGAGCAGGCCCGCGTGTGGAGGGACTACCATCGCCTGGCTCGGGACAACACCCAGCTTCGCCGTGACCTACAG GCTGTTCAAAGTGAAGTTGACAGCGCCACTCAGACAGCATGTGATCTGCGACAACGTATGGTGGAGAAGGACGTGGCGCTGGAGCTGACAGCCTGCCACCTTCGTCAGCAGGAAGCAGCTCGCTCCACCTTGCAGGAGGCCATCACGTCGGCCTTGTCTCTGCTGCATCAGGCTGCCTTCCAG AGTGAGACGACGAAGGAAGTAGAGGCCACAGGTGCCATCCTGCAGCAACTGGTTACGCTGCTCACCTCAGCAGAGCAAGCTCAGCTGTATGCCACAACCGAGCCTGCACATCCGTCCCCACCTACAGTGGCTCAAGGCGGTGGTGGGCGTGATGACGATGTTCAGAAAGAGGGTCGTCGGGAAGGCAGTGGGCAAGTCCAGTACCATGCCGGGGACTTGGGTCTGCTGCCGCGCCCCTCACGTAAGGCGAGATCCACCACACCGGACTAG